ACATAAAGGGTCTGGTGAATGTGCCAAAAGTGGGGGAGTACAAGGAAGGAAGCATCATGATGAAATACGATGAGGTCATGTTTTTGGAGTGAATGCAACCACCATCATCTTTCATGAGCCGGGCATGGGCAGGAAGCAAAACGGAGTTCCTGCCCTCTCACTGCATTCCTGCACCAAAATTTCATAGTGCCGGTGTATCTCTGTACTGTGCTACAATCATAGTTGAGCGTTCATTACAGTCGCTCACTTGATTGAAGGTCAGGAGTGTTTCTTGTTATGGTTATGATCCAATTCGTTCGTAATCGGTAATGTGAGGTACAGATCAACGTAATCCCGCATTTTTTTGAAAATGCTTGGGGTTTATTTGACTGTGCCTTTTTTCATTCACCGAAATACGAATGAATGGGGTGCTTTTTTTGATGTCTACAAGTATCTCCCAGCATGTGGAGATTTTTCGTTGTCCAATTTGCCAGGCGGCTATGCGAAACGTACCTGCAACCAGCTTGGTATGCAACAATCATCATTGCTTTGATTTATCCAAGCACGGCTACGTTCACTTGGCTACGCGAACCTACAAAACAAAGTATGACAAGCAAATGTTTGCAGCGAGAAGGGCGATAGGGGAGCAAGGTTTTTTTCATCCATTGTATGACTTGTTGAGTGAAGTCATCCTGCATACGACAGAGCCTGAGGAAAGCCAGATGTACGTACTGGATGCAGGGTGTGGCGAAGGCTATCACCTGACGCAGGTTCGGCAGAGAGTGATGCAAACAAGCGAAGTCCCATTAATCGGAGTGGGTGTCGATCTCGCCAAAGAGGGAGTTGTACTCGCGGCGAAGAGCGATCCAGAAGTAGTTTGGTGCGTTGGTGATTTGACGAAAGCGCCGTTTGCCGACAGACAGTTTTCGTACATTTTCAATCTGTTATCTCCATCCAATTCGGATGAGTTTCATAGACTCCTGGCTGATGAAGGACGGATGATCAAAGTCATCCCCGAGGCCAACTATTTGCGAGAGTTACGAGAAGTCTTGTATCAAGAGACACCAAAAACAAAATATGCGAATCATCGTACGATCGACCACTTCAAAACCAGCTTCCAGCTAATCGGTAAGGAACGGGTTCAGTATCAGTTCCGACTGGATGAAGGGAGTCTTGCTTCCCTGCTCCAGATGACTCCATTGGCATGGGGGGCGACACCTGAGCAGTTGGAACGGGTGTCTGACTTGGCAGGAGTGGACATGACGATAGACTTGGTTGTGTTGATCGGCAGAAAATAAAGTAACGACTGTCCTGAGCGGGAAAAATCCGTTCTGGACGGTCGCTTTTTTATTTTTACTTGGTGATTGTTTGACAGGGTTACTTATTTTCTTGAAAATGAGAATGAATAGTCAGAATAGTTTTGGAGGGATAGTATGGGGGCAGATCAGGATGAGGCTTCCTTTTGGCGCGTACAACCTTTTCTTGCGGATATCCAAAAGCATTGCTTGTCCCTCACGAAAAACGAGTGGGATGCGCAGGACCTTCTGCAAGAAACATTGACGAAGGTGTATCGTTCCCTGCAGAAGACTCCAGACAGAGAACTGACCAAGGCATTTTTGAGGCAAATTGCCACGAATGCTTGGATCGATCATTGCCGGAAAGTAAAGGCGAATGAGCATCCCGCCCTGTTTGATGAAGCGATCTATCTGTATCAGTCCACTGTATCCGATGCGTTTGTGCAGAGAGAGGTGTTCGAGCAGCTGGCTGATCGACTAAATGCCAGACAGATGGTGCTGATTCTCATGATGGATATTTTTTCGTTTACAGCGCAGGAAACAGCCACATTGCTGCATGCGACAGTAGGGGCAGTGAAGGAAGGGGTGAAGAGGGCACGCCAGCGCTTGTTCGTGTTGGCTGAGCAATCCAGACAGGATGAAAGCTCGTCCATTAAAAAGAAAATGGACAAAGCTGGACGGCGTGATTCGTCCGGATTTGTATCAAAAGAAGGATTCGAGCAATTTTTGGCTGCCTTTCGTGCGGGGGATGCCTATGCGATTTGTCAAACGTACCTGCGCTTCGCCGAACAGGGCGTGAGCGTGGAAAAGGTCTCGGTAGCAGGCGATCACCTTTTCTTTGCTGTTCGTGACCCGGATGGACATTTGCTGCATTTTTTTCAGAAATGGTAAAGGTACCCGTTTCTTTTTGTTCTTTTCTTTCGTTCATGAGGGTGAAAGTACATATTTGAAATAAAGGAGCGAACACAAATGAGTATCCATGTGCGTAATTTTGCGGTTGTACAGCTGCCTGTCAAAAACTTGGAGGTATCCATAAAGTGGTACCGCGATGTGCTTGGCATTCCGTTTACCTTCGAATTTTCACCTGGAGACAATGAGGCTTGGTTGAATGTAGGCGGAGTAGGTCTCGGGCTCATTCGTTGCCCAGAAGTTCCGCGTTTGGACTTTACCGATATGGCCGGACAAGCCCAGCCGATCATCTCCTTGCAGGTAGATCAGATCCATGAGGTTTATGAGGAGTTGAAAAGCAAAGGAATCGAAGTAAGTGAAATGACGTACAAGCGAGGCGGAGGCTACAGCTTTAGATTTCGTGATCCAGATGGGCATTTGAACCACCTATGGGGTGGATGGCCATCTGCTGAAGATGAAGAGAGAAACGCATAGAGTCATTCTGTTCGAAAAAGCCACTTGTAAGAGGTAAGCAGGTGGTTATTTCTATATACGAGACCGCGGTGGAGAAAGAATATTTCCAGTCTACGCTCCGGGCTACGTCCTGCTAGGAAGTGGAGACTGTCCGCTCCGCAGCGATTTGCGGGGAAATGCAAAAGTGGTAGCCGCTACGCCGTGATGCTTACCGGACTGTTAGGGAGAAAAGGGAACAGAAGCCGTATTAACACAATCAGCCAAAGCGCGTGGTGAAGCCGAGCGCTTATTCAGTGATGAAAGATTTTCTTGATGGCTATCACCATTAAAGCGACGAGGCTAGCTCCAATGGTGGCATCAAAAACCCATAAAAAAATAGCACATAGCATATCCATGCATTCTACCTCTTTACAGTAAGATCTGCTGCTTTGTCACTCTTCTCATCTGTCATCGCCTCTGCTGCTCTTGTTTTTCTGCTTTTCATTCAGAATCTCTTGGAGATGCTCGATTTCCTTCTGGGACAACTTGGCGTCTT
This genomic stretch from Brevibacillus sp. DP1.3A harbors:
- a CDS encoding putative RNA methyltransferase translates to MSTSISQHVEIFRCPICQAAMRNVPATSLVCNNHHCFDLSKHGYVHLATRTYKTKYDKQMFAARRAIGEQGFFHPLYDLLSEVILHTTEPEESQMYVLDAGCGEGYHLTQVRQRVMQTSEVPLIGVGVDLAKEGVVLAAKSDPEVVWCVGDLTKAPFADRQFSYIFNLLSPSNSDEFHRLLADEGRMIKVIPEANYLRELREVLYQETPKTKYANHRTIDHFKTSFQLIGKERVQYQFRLDEGSLASLLQMTPLAWGATPEQLERVSDLAGVDMTIDLVVLIGRK
- a CDS encoding RNA polymerase sigma factor gives rise to the protein MGADQDEASFWRVQPFLADIQKHCLSLTKNEWDAQDLLQETLTKVYRSLQKTPDRELTKAFLRQIATNAWIDHCRKVKANEHPALFDEAIYLYQSTVSDAFVQREVFEQLADRLNARQMVLILMMDIFSFTAQETATLLHATVGAVKEGVKRARQRLFVLAEQSRQDESSSIKKKMDKAGRRDSSGFVSKEGFEQFLAAFRAGDAYAICQTYLRFAEQGVSVEKVSVAGDHLFFAVRDPDGHLLHFFQKW
- a CDS encoding VOC family protein: MSIHVRNFAVVQLPVKNLEVSIKWYRDVLGIPFTFEFSPGDNEAWLNVGGVGLGLIRCPEVPRLDFTDMAGQAQPIISLQVDQIHEVYEELKSKGIEVSEMTYKRGGGYSFRFRDPDGHLNHLWGGWPSAEDEERNA